A segment of the Candidatus Eisenbacteria bacterium genome:
AAAATGTGGCCTGTCTCATGCGGGAAAACGATATCGAATCCCCATCCGAACGACCTGTACAGAAGGTTCGTGTACGGACCGCCGAGATACGCCCACGCCGCATAACCGTTTGTGAATCGGTCGGCGGCCGGAGGCGGATTGTACTCAACAAACGCCGAATACGCCCAGTCTGTGCCGTAGTTCGCCTTGGCCCAGGTGTTATAGGCGGTAACCCTGGAGATGTGACTGCCCGAGGAATAGCCGAAGTTCGCCATTATCTGGGAAACCCAGAGAGGCGCATCTGTTGATGGATGGATGATTGGCTCGTAACCGGTCTGGCACCTGACATCGCTCCCAGGGTAGTTTCTTATTGTGAAGCTAAGACTCTTCCCATACGAACCCGCCTGACTCACCCACCATGCAAGACCTGATGCCGCCTTGTTGAGAATCTCGTTCTGTGCAGTAGTTGTCCATGTGTACGTATTCGGATCAATCGAACCATTGCTTTCCACAAAAAAGATGGTCACAGTGACAGTTCCAACCATGTTGTCGCTATTCCCTTGAACCTCCAAGGGCATCCTCCCGAGAATCTCCTCCAGATCCCTGGGAATATCCCCCGAAAAGCCGCCCCTCAGGTTCTCGATGTAATCATTGTAGTTCACGTCAGGATGAGGAAGGGCATCGTCCATCAGAGGGTCTCCTTTCTGAGCCCTCCGCTCTCCCGCGAGCTGTCTTTCGAGCTCACCGGAGACCGCAGAATTAAAGAACTGGACAGCCTGAAGAGTGGCCTCATCCATACTGCCGAGCGAAGATGGTTCGACATAGCTTCTGTAGAGACCGCGAACGCCGGGGATCATGACAATTGACTGCTCCGCTTCCTGTGAAAACCACCCTATGAGAACCTTGGGCGGAAAGATGAGGCCTACCCTGCCACCTGCCCGTTCTGCCGCATCCCGCAGAGCTACCTGGGATTGAGCATCATTTGTGGAAAGGAGGACAAGCGAGAGTCCCCTTGTCCATTCAAATGGGCCAACACCCTGGGCAAATGACGTGGAGAATGAAAAGGAGAGAAGACCTGCCAAAACAACTGCGCCTAGAATCCCTTTTTGTGTTTTCATGTCTGTGATATTAGCATAGTTAGCATCAAAAATCAATACGAAATCCGGCGCCATCTGCCTTATTGAATGCGCAGGCATATGCCTCTCCGGTTCGTTGACAACTGCGTTTCACCATGATAGGATGGCCAAAAGTTCTCGACAATTCTCCCTAAGCTGGAAGCCTTTTTCTGGAGCGATGGAGGTGCGTATTGAAAGAATATGATCTCTCACATCTCAGGAATGTGGCTCTCGTCGGTCACGGAGGAGTAGGGAAGACCTCGCTGGCTGAGGCGATTCTTTTCGACGGAGGCGCAGTGTCCCGGCTCGGAAGAATTGCCGACGGCTCCACCACACTTGACTATAGCGCAGATGAAATTGAACGAAAAATAAGCATAAACCTGGCAGTCGGCTACTGTGAATGGAAAGGCTGCAAGCTCAATGTTCTGGATTCGCCGGGATACCTTGACTTCGTGGGCGAGGTAATCTCGGCGCTTTCTGTGGCAGATTGCGGGCTGCTAGTCGTCAGCGGACATGCCGGAGTCGAAGTCGGAACGGAGAAGATCTGGAACTACCTCGGAGAAGGATCGGTTCCGACGGCAATATGCGTGAATATGATGGACAAGGAACATGCGGATTTCGACAAGACCCTCACGCAGATGCGGGAGATGCTCTCGCCCCATGCCGTCCCGTTGGTCATTCCAACAGGCGCTGCTGAGAACTTCCACGGCGTCGTTGATCTGATGCGGATGAAAGCGTTTCTCTATGACAGCTCACAAGGTCCGAAGGTTTCCGAGACGAATATCCCGAAGGAGCTCGAGGCGAAAGCCAAGAAACTAAGAGAAGAGCTGGTCGAAGCCATTGCGGAGACTAATGACCAGCTTCTTGAGAAATTCCTTGATGGAAAACCGCTTTCCGACGAAGAGCTCAAGAACGGCCTGAGGGCCGCTGTGCGTCAGAGGCAAATTTTCCCGGTCTTTGCCGTCTCATCCTTCCAGAACAGGGGGATACAGTCCCTGTTGGACGGGGTTGTTGAATACATGCCGTGCGCAGGCGAGGTTGGTCCCATAGAGGTCAAGAAAGCCGATGGAACCGCTATCAAGAAGGAGATAAGTCCGACATCCGGGTTGATTGCCTTCGTATTCAAAACTGTATCTGAACCTCATGTTGGAGAGCTTTCTCTGTTCAGAGTGTTTTCAGGGAATCTTGAATCAGGGAAGGACGTGTTCAACTCCAAGACCGGCAGGTCAGAGAAGATAGGGCAGGTTTACCTTCTGCAGGGCCGGGAAAGGAAAGAGACTGCGAGAGTTCCTGCAGGCGACATTGGAGCTGCGGTGAAGCTCAAGGAGACTTCAACAGGGCACACGCTCTGTGCGAAGGAGGATCAGGTCATAGTTCAGACGATAGATTTCCCCGACCCGGTTCACTCGGTCGCAATTGCACCCAAGGCAAAAGGTGATGAAGAGAAGATTTCCAACGGCCTGACGAAGCTTCATGAGGAAGACCCTACTTTCATAGTCAAAGTAAACCCGGAGATCCATCAGACTCTCATCTACGGAATGGGGGATTTGCATCTTGAAGTCATTGTGGATAGACTGAAAAGGAAATTCGGGGTTGGGGCGGAGTTGATGCGCCCCTTGATTCCGTATAGAGAGACTATAAAGTCGAAAGTGGAAAAGCAAGGCCGGTACAAGAGGCAGTCCGGCGGGAGAGGCCAGTATGGAGATGTCTGGATAAAGATAGAGCCTTTGAAAAGGGGATCGGGATTTGAATTTGAGGACAAGGTAGTTGGCGGTGCGATTCCCGGGAAGTATATTCCTGCCGTTGAAAAAGGCATTGTTGAAGCCATGACCGAGGGTGAGTTGACAGGTTGTCCGGTGGTTGACCTGAAAGTGACCCTGTTCGATGGTTCATACCATGCGGTTGATTCTTCCGACATGGCCTTTAAGATAGCCGGTTCCATGGCATTCAGGGCTGCAGTGGCCGAAGCATCCCCTGTCCTGCTTGAGCCGATTGATGAGGTTGAAGTCGAGGTTCCGGAAGAGTTCATGGGCGCGGTGACCGGTGACCTGAGCTCGAAGCGCGGAAAAATCCTTGGAATGGACAGCGCCGGAAATTCACGTAAAATCAGGGCACTT
Coding sequences within it:
- the fusA gene encoding elongation factor G, whose protein sequence is MKEYDLSHLRNVALVGHGGVGKTSLAEAILFDGGAVSRLGRIADGSTTLDYSADEIERKISINLAVGYCEWKGCKLNVLDSPGYLDFVGEVISALSVADCGLLVVSGHAGVEVGTEKIWNYLGEGSVPTAICVNMMDKEHADFDKTLTQMREMLSPHAVPLVIPTGAAENFHGVVDLMRMKAFLYDSSQGPKVSETNIPKELEAKAKKLREELVEAIAETNDQLLEKFLDGKPLSDEELKNGLRAAVRQRQIFPVFAVSSFQNRGIQSLLDGVVEYMPCAGEVGPIEVKKADGTAIKKEISPTSGLIAFVFKTVSEPHVGELSLFRVFSGNLESGKDVFNSKTGRSEKIGQVYLLQGRERKETARVPAGDIGAAVKLKETSTGHTLCAKEDQVIVQTIDFPDPVHSVAIAPKAKGDEEKISNGLTKLHEEDPTFIVKVNPEIHQTLIYGMGDLHLEVIVDRLKRKFGVGAELMRPLIPYRETIKSKVEKQGRYKRQSGGRGQYGDVWIKIEPLKRGSGFEFEDKVVGGAIPGKYIPAVEKGIVEAMTEGELTGCPVVDLKVTLFDGSYHAVDSSDMAFKIAGSMAFRAAVAEASPVLLEPIDEVEVEVPEEFMGAVTGDLSSKRGKILGMDSAGNSRKIRALVPGAELYKYSTSLRSLTHGRGGYKVSFSHYEEVPRELSERIISAAKESKEKQK